The window TGCCTCCTGTTGGCCACTAGGAGGCAAATAGGCAAGTGAATTAATGAAAGGAAGAACAAATGAATGGCTATGTGAGGGAGTTACTTTGTGGCTCCATAAAATTCAATGCTCCTGTAACAGTTCCATCACTATTTCTATATTCTCACTTCTCCTCTCCAGTATGGATAACCTGTGCTGTCCAGCAGTGTCCCTGAAAAAGGTTTACGTCATGTCTATGTAATGAGAATACAGCACAGCTCACATGAATCAGCTGGCATTGGCAGACCAGCTGcgagtatctgtgtgtgttatagcagatatttaaagatatttctAGCGTGAAGCAGTTAAACTCCCTAAGGTGCAGGTAGGGTATTCAGTGTATGGATAGCAGTCACTGTCTGTACCTGCTGCTTACACAGACAGAACTGTCTCCATTGATCCTCATATGGGATTATCCAATTATATATACTGCACACTCATTCCTCCAAAGACATTGAGTTTAGgaacatatatgtatatatatatactgtatatacatatacacacttaTAGATAACTCATATTATCTGCACATACTTATACAGTTGCACAAATGCACAAGAAATAACCAGATTCAAATACACttcagtgtgcacacacatacactcaagAAATATTCAGACATGCATACAGGAACACACACGCAAACCCAACTCAGGCCTGAGCGCTCTCTGCAAATGCACAACTATGAAGCACAAACTGCAGTTGCACAGTGCAAGTCATATGTAGTTTGTTAGGGGGATCAATTAGGCAAAATTCATGCAAATGTGTAATAAACAACTAATAAACTTGTATTTTCCATTCAGGATGTTGACTTTGTCTATTGACGAACTTCTTGGAAAGTTAATAAAACTTGCAGAACTTCCTACATGTGGGACTATGCAAGGAGATTAATGTTGAATGGCTATTTCAGCTGTGGCTAAGCCACTGCTCAGCAGAACCAGCTCGTCGGGAAATAATTTAGGATTAGATAGGCGGTCTAATCTCTTTATGGAGTGTGCCGTCTCAGCAGACATACCTGCCTACCTCTACATCGATCCCATATCTCTTATCAGGAACTGCGGCTTTCTCTTTTCATACACTATGGATAATATGTTCAAAGACACCAGCGACAGGTGCATCTGTGTGTTACACTGAAATAGTTTCTGTTGCTCATATTCTGTGCCTTTGGTTGTGACTCTTCATGGAGCTGCCTATACACAGTGAGTAACATTTTGAAGTAAATGCAAAGTAGTTAAATTAGTAAATTTGTGGATTAACAAAAAGCTAAATACCGAAAGCATCACTAGAAAggttgtagtgtgtgtgtgagagagagagagagagagagaaagtgagagtcAAAGAGAAAGTGTGGTCCTTCAGTGATGTAACCTGTTTTCTCATTATGGGCAACCTTTCGAACCTGCAGGGGTCTCTCCTTCAGgaacccccacacacacaattaaTGCTGTCTTGTCActtatgtgtatatgtgtgtgcacgtatGCAGTCCTCGACGTCCCAGTCATTAGAAAAACTCCTACAAAGACATACTGAATGTCCAGATGTCACGGTGCCCTTGTGAAGTTGTTCTCTTAAATCGCACACATACcgtgcgtgcacacacacacacactgtaacctCAATCAGGTCCTACAGCCAACCAGGTTacgtgctgttttttttaacctcaaaTTAGCCCACCAACTGAGATCTAAAAATCAGTTAAAGTGAGGTGACTGAATCAGGGGTTCTACACTGGAAAACAAAAGTTTGTGTCCtgtcaaatgtgttttccttcaCCTCACTTTTGtaacacacattttttctttcctctgtttttgcTTGCAGCCCAAATCGAAGTTATACCATGCAAAATCTGCGGAGACAAATCATCAGGTATCCACTATGGAGTCATAACATGCGAGGGATGTAAGGTGAGACTTCATAAATTGTTTCGTCTTAATCTAATATGAACgcttgtttggtttgttttgctCAGAAATTGTGCACTCATGCACATTCTGTGCTCTACAGATACCTGTAAGTCTGTATTCACGCTCTCTGTTGACGTGTAACCAGGGTTTCTTCAGACGGAGTCAGCAGAACAATGCATCCTACTCCTGCCCCCGCCAGAGGAACTGCCTCATCGACAGAACAAACCGCAACCGCTGCCAACACTGCCGCCTGCAGAAATGTCTCGCCCTAGGAATGTCCAGAGATGGTGAGGCCCAGAATATCAATACCTACTGTATATCTATATCTGTAAAGAGAAATGATCATcatgttttatcatgtttgGTGCATGAGtgtacacacagatacatgcaGATCCTATAAGTATGCATAACTGTACATATGGGAGAACTATAGGATCACATGCACTGTTTTTCTGACTtcaaaatgctgatttttataCTAAAGCTTTGTGGAATATTCTCCAAAAAGAAGATTTTAAATGCTTAATGATACTACTTTTAACTGCTTTATGCTACATGGAGGAGCTAAAGGACTATGgtagttttatgttgttttaaaaatgttgtctCTCCATTATTTTGCCAGCGGTAAAGTTTGGCCGCATGTCCAAGAAGCAGCGTGACAGTCTGTATGCAGAGGTCCAGAAGCACCAGGCGCGACTGCAggagcagcggcagcagcagacAGGTGAAGCAGAAGCTCTAGCACGTGTTTACTCATCCAGCTTAACCAACGGACTGTCCACCCTTAACCATGAGATTGGGGGCACCTACGCCAATGGTCACGTCATTGAGCTGCCCAAGGGTGGCCATGGTAACGGAGCTGGGGTCCCAGGAGGATACTACGGGATGGATTCCACCCAACCGTCTCCAGACCAGTCGGGTTTAGACATGTCGGGCATGAAGCACATTAAGCAGGAGCCAGTATATGACTTGACGCCAGTACCCAACCTGTTCAGCTACGGAGGCTACCAGGACAGTCAGCTGGGACCCAGTAACGTCAGCATGGGAGAGCTGGGTAAAGACCGCATCACATTTTGTTCCATTTGAAAGACAGAGGCAGAATACTGGTTCATCATTCAAAATCTGCATAAAACAAGAGTTATCCACAAAGTTGTCCTGGTAGAAAGTGTGAGTCAGAGTGCTAATCTGAGTGCAGAACAGATCAGACAGGCTTACACAGCTAGCTGACAAGGTGtcatattactgtatgtacagctcaggctgttagcacaatttacaATTAAGAACTTAACACAAATCCGAGGAAATGTCAACTTAAGCAGTACATGCATAGCAAAGAAAAAACCCTTAAgttgcttttttctctttttcaaaaTAGTTTTTAACACATAGGAACCATAGTATCTACAGTATTATGTGCAGAACACATGTACCTTTTTTGGTACACTGCAGCCCTGCTCGATGTACATTTACACGTACCAAACACCACTGTATCAAATGTATAAATGAAGTAATAAATgcatgaacatactgtatgacaaggaacaaatgaataaaaacaaacaatcccCTCCTCCAGACCGTATTGCTCAGAATATCATCAAGTCCCACCTGGAGACATGTCAGTACACaacagaggagctgcagcagctagCCTGGCAGACACACTCTTATGAAGAGGTCAAGATGTACCAGAGCAAGGTGAGATTCATGTTGTGACACCATCCTCATGTGTTAGATGTGAAAACATTAGATTTTAGATGTCCTGTGTAGTTTTCAGCTACTCCTGCTGTATTCATTATTACTTACATTATACTTCTGTGTTTAGTACATTATTGGCCATTAATGTGCAATGCTCTGAGATGATTTTTAATCAGGACTTGTACAATGAGAAATGATGGAACAGACAAATGCAATTTGTGGACATACTTGGGAATGAGAAAATGGCTCTCTCACCAGTGGAAATTAAAATTCAGTTCAccttacccccccccccccctctcttaAACACAGGCAGTTGTAGTCATAGCAATAACAATTGTATAATACATTTATGAGAGAAGAACAGcaagatatttcatttcatttagtcACATGAATACACGGATGCAGCGTAAGCGCATATGACCCTAAACTGAATGTGTTTGGTTTCAGCCCCGGGACGTGCTGTGGCAGCAGTGTGCCATTCAGATCACCCATGCAATCCAGTACGTGGTGGAGTTCGCCAAGCGCATCTCAGGGTTCATGGAACTGTGCCAGAATGACCAGATCCTCCTGCTCAAGTCAGGTGAGTCAAATGGACTGTGAATCCAGGGTGACCAtggcctgcctgtctgtcttgACACAGGTCAGACAATGTAGCTCAGGGAAGAACAAGTTATGTGGCTTCATATTCTTCTGTTTGCCTGTTTCTCAATATATCAGCCTCAAAATCACTGTCAGGCTCAAACCAATCTCTCTCCATGGTTCCTCCAGGTTGTTTGGAGGTAGTCTTGGTAAGGATGTGCAGGGCATTCAACCCTCTCAACAACACTGTGCTCTTTGAAGGGAAGTACGGAGGCATGCAGATGTTCAAAGCTCTAGGTAAGACATTACTACCTATGCATTTCATCTTGGTATAAATTAGGAAAAAAGGCCAATCGAAATTgaaagaaaagggggaaaagTGCAAAAACTCAAATGAAAAAATTCTCTACCCTGTGAGGTATTTTTGCTCCTCTGTGCATACATGACCAGAATAAGTATAATgaaaatctctcttttttttctgcccttCCCTGTCCTCTTCTCTGTTTCCCTCCAAGGTTGTGATGACTTAGTGAGTGCAGTGTTTGACTTTGCCAAGAGTTTGTGTTCACTGCagctgacagaggaggagatCGCTCTGTTCTCGGCAGCTGTACTAATTTCCACAGGTCGGTGAACATCCCCTAATTTTACTATAATAAAAGAAGCAATGCTTGCACTTAGTAGTAAGCAAAACAAGATAGTCACTCTGTttacatttgtctgttttacgCAGCCTCATCATCAGTGTTAATTTAGCTCTGGCAATATCAAAATCAACACAGTGCAAGTAATTAAGTCCATGCACATCAGAGCCTCTGAGCCACAGCTCTCCAATCAACATATGTCAACTCAAAACTGTTAGcattcaaaaataaacacttctcttttatttttccttctcagaTCGGCCGTGGCTAATGGAGCCCCGGAAAGtccagaagctccaggagaagaTCTACTTTGCTCTGCAGCACATTATGCAGAAGAACCACATGGACGAAGATGCATTGGCTAAGGTAGGCCAAGGCTTTGTAGTGAGATGAGTCATGCCAAGGCAGCCTCTGAGGCACTGTCCTCTTACATGAATCCTTAGACAAGTCAAACgcagacagcagcttctggTTTCAAGGAGAGGTTGAGAAATGAAACATGAGAAGCTCAACTCTTCAAAAACATCTAATATTTTCCTTCTCTGTTCATCAGTCTAAATTTCTTTGTccttgactgttttttttccctctcgtCTGGCAGCTGATCAGCCGTATCCCAACGTTGTCAGCCCTGTGTACGCTCCACACCGAGGAGCTTCAGGCCTTCCAGCAGCTCCACCCAGAAACAGTCAACGTCCTCTTCCCTCCGCTCTACAAAGAACTCTTCAACCCCGACCCCAACTCTGCCATGGCCATGCCCAAGTGACTGCCTGTGGTCCCACTGCAACAAACAGAGTCAGTGGAGGACCAAGAAAATAAGACAACCGCAGCGTCTGACAAGATGACAGTGGTGGTGTCTACTATGTCATCGTCATGGCAACCACATACTCCAGAGCTCCCCCAACCTCATTTCAGGCTGGGGGGTGAGGAGTCATCTGCCAGAAACTTACAGTTACCGCCAACAATACTAGGAATGTCCAGCACTTATCCCATCCTGTTCACCGATACAGTCTGAAGaatgtatatataaatgaaacGCGCCCCCAAGCCACAACCTGAGCGGGGCTTCCTCCTGTCTCctgaactgaactgactgaCCAGAAATgtacagactttaaaaaaaaaaaatctaggaACAATTTTAAGCTGtcaatcttaaaaaaaaaatgggtaagttaatttgttttaactttgaaaaaatctttttgtttgtttgtttgtttttttttttcacatgatgAAATTGTCAAGTTGAAGAAGCTGGATGGGGGAGGGAACTGTGGATTTAGTGAAGCTATTGTAGATATTCTTCTAGTGCAGAGCGGATTCCAGTATTACTTCTTGTTCTGTTAAAATAAGTTAGTCCtaatttaaatatacagcagtcCACTGCGGCTGACTATACCTTGtctatgtgtttttattttatttgatagtttCTTGTGTACAGAATTTGTAAAGTTGAGACTTGTAAAAGAATATTGGGTAAAACCGGGAGTCGATTCGGGTTTGTTGATAATATAGAAGCCTTGTCTGGATTTTGTTCATATGTAAAGAAGGTATTGCATCCTTCTGATGAGAACTTATAGAAATGTAAAGAGATCATATGAAggattttaaaagaaaataatggcTACTACTTTT of the Thunnus maccoyii chromosome 9, fThuMac1.1, whole genome shotgun sequence genome contains:
- the rorb gene encoding nuclear receptor ROR-beta yields the protein MRAQIEVIPCKICGDKSSGIHYGVITCEGCKGFFRRSQQNNASYSCPRQRNCLIDRTNRNRCQHCRLQKCLALGMSRDAVKFGRMSKKQRDSLYAEVQKHQARLQEQRQQQTGEAEALARVYSSSLTNGLSTLNHEIGGTYANGHVIELPKGGHGNGAGVPGGYYGMDSTQPSPDQSGLDMSGMKHIKQEPVYDLTPVPNLFSYGGYQDSQLGPSNVSMGELDRIAQNIIKSHLETCQYTTEELQQLAWQTHSYEEVKMYQSKPRDVLWQQCAIQITHAIQYVVEFAKRISGFMELCQNDQILLLKSGCLEVVLVRMCRAFNPLNNTVLFEGKYGGMQMFKALGCDDLVSAVFDFAKSLCSLQLTEEEIALFSAAVLISTDRPWLMEPRKVQKLQEKIYFALQHIMQKNHMDEDALAKLISRIPTLSALCTLHTEELQAFQQLHPETVNVLFPPLYKELFNPDPNSAMAMPK